A window from Mustela erminea isolate mMusErm1 chromosome 17, mMusErm1.Pri, whole genome shotgun sequence encodes these proteins:
- the TSACC gene encoding TSSK6-activating co-chaperone protein — MEQRAGGPSGEAKEESNAVPLCRAKPSPSFINLPASSPPATSLNIQKTKPPSGVDHKPTECLGLLECMYANLQLQTQLAQQQMAILENLQASMTQLAPGRASKNSTLPALPRSLLFSHLPQSTK; from the exons CCAAAGAGGAAAGTAATGCTGTGCCTCTTTGTCGAGCCAAACCCTCCCCTAGCTTTATTAATCTTCCAGCAAGTTCCCCACCGGCCACTTCCCTGAACATCCAGAAAACAAAGCCGCCCTCAG GAGTTGACCACAAGCCCACAGAATGCCTGGGCCTCCTGGAGTGCATGTACGCCAATCTCCAGCTCCAGACCCAGCTCGCCCAACAGCAGATGgctattttggaaaatttacaaGCGTCCATGACACAGCTGGCTCCCGGGAGGGCAAGCAAGAACTCTACTCTCCCAGCCTTACCCCGCAGCCTGTTGTTCAGTCACCTGCCCCAGTCCACTAAATGA